In the Argiope bruennichi chromosome 8, qqArgBrue1.1, whole genome shotgun sequence genome, cagcattttagaCCAATTTATCCCAATATATAGAGAAAATGACTACCTCTACTTACATAAtccttttcagtttttctttctttttaaaggaaatgttgaaatttaaatgttgtttacaaaaataatattctgtgtgtttttatttcaatgatttttgatATGCGATCATAACTTCCCTACAAGCTTTAAGCTATATACAATGGCTCAGACAATTGAGTGTACACCTTCTTTTactggcctggtggtaaggtctctgcttcggaaccggagggtttcaggctcgtgaCCCGAAtccacctaagaaccgtcgtgtaaggggatcagttgcacgttaaatccgtcatgatcaaacgtcctcccgctggtgtggtgtggagaagggggtgccagctcaggtgtcgtcctcgtcatcacACCGCGGTTCaatattacgaggtccgtcccaaaatagccctagtgttgcttcaaacgggacgttaatataaccaaaccaaaccttctTTTACTAGAAAAACTCAACTTTCAATAtcaataacacattaccgagaagtgcaaaaatctttttatttttacacataacaaatagtttaatttaaagtaaaaataaagaacaactaagaaaaaacttctaaattgaaaagtttcagaagcattttaaataaacatatgcagatttttgtctcaaaaaattgagaatgcagAGGTGTTCGCACATTTTTTAGACGGTTTTCCTGGAGTGTACagaaaaaattagattcatattttctgttttatatattcaatCTGATAGTCCTTGTTGTTAACTATCATTCTGCTTCGTAGTTTCCAAGACATGAAATTCtaccattgttaaaaaaattagatacaaaatccattgaaaacaaatgttgcaagaagaaagggataaaatatcttcagataccactaAAAAGTTGGTCGAATCAATACGACGAcgtttaaaggccattataaaaACCAAATGAAATGCAACTAAATAGTGACACTTTCTTtgtatgcgagatattacaaaaattccaTCAGTTCCcatctcaattttttgagacaaaaatttgcatatttaaaaacatttcagtttagaagttttccgttgattgttttttatttttactttaaattgaactatttgttatgtgtaaaaattaaaaacatatttgcatttcttttgaatgctttatttatattgaaagttagatttatcaagtaaaagtaaggtgtacctCAACTGGTTGAGTAACTGTATGTAAAAAAcctctttaattaaatatttaggaattttaattGTGATATAGCGCATAGACAGCCATAATTTAAGTACCAACAatgctaaaatattataattttaataaatagcattatttaatcctttaattgTCGAGGCCGTATCGCATCTCAAAATTTACAAGCTGAcatgaaataattcaatacaaatattacaCATAATCCATAAAGACCTCAAGTACCACAaggatttttaattgaattggtAAGACATCCCAATTCTGAAACTGAAGATAtaatctaattagaaaattaaaaatgcaaaacagtTAAGGATGCAATCGCTTCTCATACATCCACTACCTATCAATTACATGCTTCAACAATAGAAGTGGGATTGAACGAATTATCTGGCAGCTAATTAGAAAGTAAATTTTGCCAAACTACAAGTGTTCTCCCAGGTATCTGCAAATGtactaagaaatatttatcaaaacaatcCTCAAGCGATGAtcatatcttattattttaataaactcgCCCTCTCATTTGAAGAGCAAAATTCACACTTCGATAGTGGGGCGTAGAAACAGACTATGAGAGATCGTAAGAATATGCTCTAGATAAAAAAGAAACTACCAAAAGATGTAGGATTGATGATGAATAGCAAGTAGGATTTCAATAGGcgcaaaatttctatttattcttttaaatatagattGTTCGAAAGCAATGCATAAGATATTGAGCAGACTGAAGATCACCTCAGAATTTCATTGTTCCACAAAGTTTGCATTAGAGATTCGGTTTAAAGTAGGACGTAGTTCGTGAGATGACGGAGCTGACAAGATTTCCATTAAGTGAAATGTCGAGAGCACCCCAGgaagatgaatgaaatatttaaacaaagtatCATTCGCTTACGTGAGAAACTTTAAATGAGAGAACGCGTTCTAGATTTCTTCCTAAAAATTGGATCCTGTTCCGATAGATTAGTAGCGTATTCTTTTTCGAATGGAGTTGAAACTCCCCGACAGAATTCATTGTTTCTTTCAATTCTTCTAGACTCTTTTCAATTGaagttaatttcaaattgttttttttttataaaatatattaaagaaaaagaaatcgattttgataattttacatgaaaataaaattaaaacatttccaaaaatttaagatataagatagttttgtttaattatattattaagatattagGTAGTTTAGTTAGTAAGttcgtctcgttttaaagcaaaactatggctattttgggacggacctcgtagtttagaaccgcggtcagataacgaggacgacacccatCTCTaaattttcacaccacaccagagggagaatgtttggccccgacgaatttaacgtgcatcagctcttcttacacgacagttcttcgatGGAATAGGGTTTCGaccctgaaaccctccgattccgaagccgagaccttataaccaggccaccgcggcccttacgGTATAAGGTAGGATGGACGCAGATACaatatcagcaattttttatttaacaacaaatgtatatacatttattCTATTAAGATTGAAATCACTATCAGATGTGTGACATCTAAATTTGTTGTTTAGAAGAAACATTTAGAGAGAAAGGATAGATAAATTCTTGAGTGGTCTAAAGCGAATAaacactttaaaatgaaaataaaattttacaatacatgctttcattaaattgtaaaaaactaaatattaaaaaaagatttcctttCATTATGAATGTAAAGGTCGAAACAAAAtcttaaatgcaatataaaatttctcaatataaaacgttgaatttgatataaaacttgaCGTTGCTcaatataaaattctgtattatgACATTCTTCGTGGTTGAATATCCTAATTGcattcttttcagttttttatataattagccctcaaaattttgatttaaacagTTATTCCCTGCATTTTTAGCTTtcaatgaagcatttttaaagaagcttttttaaagattagcttctgctaataattttttaattcaacttaataattttttaattcatcataacAAATATTATGGATTATTGTGATTATTATTGTCTGAAATTCACAACCAAATGGCGTCAAGCCATTAAATtctcgaaattttttaaattattgtatcgTTGTAGAGGACACTAGTGGAtggaatttaagaatttaatatattaggacgccattgaaaaattaattataaaattatatctatgcaaaaatataagaaatgttttaaagagCAAATATTGTCATGTTACTCGAATATAATCATCATTTGAAGAAGAATATTTGGAATTTGTCTTGATTCTTAAACTAAAGGATAATAAGGTCCTTCCAATCTGTAGGTCATTAAGTGCCATCGTTAAGCGCTTTTTCATGAATTTCGCTCCTTAGCTGCTGccctaatatttttattttattttctaagacaATTGAGACTTTTTAggttattaaaagaagaaatttcactGAATAAGGAACACCATAAGACCATGTGTTGtcatctattatatatttttaagtaatctgAACTTATCAACGGAACATGGAAATGTTTAATGGTATATTATGTGAGCATCAAGATATGCTTGAGAATAAATAGCCATAATCTTGCTCATCTGTACAAAAAggtaaatacatttattaaataaaaacaatcaaagcttttaaaatgtttgattgttcttttttttatttcactgtgGAATGCCATATAacactttatatttgttttaaccCTTGTAGTACTGAATGACGATATATCGTTCCTTCGCAAATCTTGCGAAAGATACCAAAGACGATATATCGTTACTTAAGCGAGGGcgctttacttttcaaaaaatactgaaataagatTGGCATTAATTTATTCTTCCGTTATTTCGTAAtatgtttcttttcaaattttacaatttttttattttgttttttatgagcTTCTTCCCGAATCTTAGCAAATTCTTCAAATTAGGCCGGCATTCCCCGCAATGGTAAAATACTTTCTTTCGGTATTAAAAGTATTAACTATTAAAACCAGATGTTGTCTGATAGGACTCAGGGGAATTAATGCATCTTTTTGATGCTGCATGAGGTCTTTTTGGGAATGGATGTCTTCATTGCGAAGTATGGTCATGTAACAAGGAACAGCAGAATATCACAATGTTTGATCTACAATAGCTGATTTTTACATGCATTAGTTCTATATACAGGCACAATTTTGGTGAAAATGGATTTCAATAAGGTTAATAATAGCATTCACTGTGAATGAAAGATTTAGTGCTTGTCACGCTTAATGGATTTACGCTAGATCCTTTTGTAAGaactatatttggaaaaaatagatCTGAATGAAGTTACCAATAGCATTATCTCTGGAGCAAAATGATAAACATTAAGCGTCTATCATGACAAATGACTTGTGTGGcgctagcttcataagccagttaacagccttTGGACAaaggtgatcacttttgtctagtggttatgctACGCGGCTGCGAACCCATATGTCGCAGGTTTGATCCTCGCTCAGGCAATTGCctcattggtgacccggacgtgatatgagcacgcaaccttctgatcagGAGTCAGAAGATTGCGTGTTCATATCTCTGGAGCAAAATGATAAACATTAAGTGTCTGTCACGACAAATGAACTTGCATCAGAACCATGTACATGAGATATTTTGTGGAAGAATGCTGTCTCAATTTAATTGCCGACAGTATTATGTAAATACGTAACAGCCACTCACAATAACCCTTGTTTATATGGCTTAATTCTGTGGTAATGTGGTGACTggctgcaatttaaaaaatagtattgtcTAACAAAATACCAAAGATTAGGCATGTAGATCAAAAGAGTCTACATATTTTGGATGGAATTTGGTTATTATTATCCTTTGAGAATCAAAATGTAACAGCCATATTTGTTATCGTTCAAAAATCATAAATCTTAAGGAAAAATTCATCTTATTGGTATGTTACCTCGTCAGATGATAGAGATGAGTCGTTTTCTTCCTGCAGTCGGTTCCTGTCTGAAGATTCTTCCGAGTTGGATCCGAAGAGATCCGAGGTGAGCTTCGGGTATCCTGCCGCGCTCTCTTCGTGCTTGTTCGCGAGGTCTCGTCGGTGGAGCTGGCGTTCGTCAAAGCTCGAGCTCAGAGGGTAGGCAGCCACCATCTGATAGCCGTGGCAGCTGGAATCCCGCAGGGCAATCACGAGTAGAGCCAGAAACAAGTTGAAGAGAGTCGTGCCGCTGAGCATGTTGAGGGTCGTGTGGAATCCTGCAAAGgaatgaaataattacaattagaGCAACAAGTAAGTATTATCTTTGACATCTATATACCGTTATTTGTAAGCTGTAGACATAATCTATGAAGTAAAGAAAGATACTGTTTCTGAGCCAAATAGGAAATTGCACTTAGCACAGTATCATTTTGCATTGGTAAATCAGAGGTAACATTCTCgtctgtttataaaattatttttaaaaaggattaaaaacagaaaaattgatctttataaattttaatttgtttttaaatttaaattttaaatactgtttattttGCAAGAATTATCTTTGATAATGgctatttttaaagagaaaaaaatatttttcttaattgcctttttctattttctataacTTTTCTTCTACTGAATCCACAAGCCAACAATAAATCAGaaagttagcatttttttttaaaccggcgtcctggcataggggtagcgcgtcttccctgtgatctgggcgtcccgggttcgagtcacgacttaggcatggttgttctttcgttgttctatctgtgagatgtgtaaatgtgccctcctgtaaaaaggggttgtgcaagtgaatgagtgatgcgtgagtagcaaagtcgtactcttggccctagttggagctcctataaaaataagagacgttccccgtccggtttaaatcgctgtcttcgtaacagcgggcttgtccgtggcaagtgccataagaaacaacaacagcattttttaaggtaatttttttaaaggaagaaaggAAACTTGTTACACCAAATTTCAGTATTTCTTAATGATTTCAATTCATCACACATATTAACAAAgttatatttacttttcattatgaattttatgGACCGCCCCTCCCTCTACGactaaaattaagcaaatttttttcgtatttgcATGTTCCTACCATCTCCAATAAATCCTTTATATCTAGACGATACttaaaagtatcttttaaatCATGCTGAATCTtaatagtataatttaatttaattctgatggtattaaaaaaaaagacaaagtttAGCAATGACAGCAAGCAGTAGATATTACtcaaattaaaaatcttctaaCTCCTTGAtcaaaaaatttactgaatttccCAATTAGATGACACAACCTATTTAGgatatatgttattatttcaattcctataataatatatagggtatttgatatattgatttttaaaatgaaaaatccagTGATTCGATACGTGAGTCAGATTCGTCATTGTAAAAAAAAGGgggtaaaaaattaattaagctattttaattgattttaaattttattatccttTCTCTTGGGATTATTCTGAACTAATCTaatgttgcaaaaattaaatcgaaaaatagacgataaaataatttggttaataaagTGTTAAACATCACCAGCCATTTCAGCTCAATCCTTCAAGGTTATTAATGTCCCGGCTGAGATATTCTAACCACTAGTCACGCTATTGGTACCATCGAAGGTGGAGACCACAGCCAGGTTATTAATAATAGCATCTTGTATAACGATCACTTGATCTGGTCACATAGCACCCGCCTGAGGAGAGTTGCTATTAGCGAGTCACGGAGTTTGACGTACATTTAGCCTTACGAGCCAACCTGCCACGGTTCGCGTAGCATCTAACTAATCAAATAGTCATTGATGACTTCCAGTTCGTAATTAGGATCCATGTTGTTAACTTAGTATGAAGTGATATAGCAGCGAAGAGATCGCTGGTTCGAACGTTCGTTGTTTTAGttctcgaaaaataaatttttaaaatgctataaggGATTAAATAGAAAATGGGGGAAATCACCAAACGTTGCTCATGCTAACGCTAGCGATTAATGGAACTAGAATTTCAAGCATTCTTTgtcacttaaaatatttgaaaatcaaacgaTACGCATTCAGTTCATAGTTATGATATGAAAGAAGCATGCAAAACCTTTTGATTCCTATTTTCTAGTTCTCTAGTAATgaccaataatattttaaaattgagggTTATCGtctataatattacttttaatgaatgttcacaatatttaatttaattttgtttaaatatcagactttaaaaatcttatttttgattaattaccatgatttatatgaatttattaattttttttaaaaattaaagtgttttttttaggatacttttagtttttaactaaGCATGCAACATTTTTGATGAttcatagttaaaattaataacattttatataaattcagacCTCTTTTCAGAGTAATTAGACAAAACTGTTACTGAAATATGAATGGAATAAAGgaaactttaaatttgaatgatgaaaaatatttaaattcttgttcttgagatattttaatttaatttattttttttatttctattacgtttttaaaattatatttaaattcttattcttgagatatttaaattctattttatatttaaaaaatacattcagatcttttttcttatgtattaatttgt is a window encoding:
- the LOC129981661 gene encoding uncharacterized protein LOC129981661, with the translated sequence MLSGTTLFNLFLALLVIALRDSSCHGYQMVAAYPLSSSFDERQLHRRDLANKHEESAAGYPKLTSDLFGSNSEESSDRNRLQEENDSSLSSDEAASMLEFPFSHPSQLVKRRKGPTLSVVNPLEILRQRLMLDLARRRIHENQQQIVANAQLLENIGKRSSSNVLRQSEEVGLLRDGNYQA